In Phocoenobacter uteri, a single window of DNA contains:
- a CDS encoding TrbI/VirB10 family protein, giving the protein MNLFKKQQIDDMSPNSSPSKTSSLGGVKRANKVPLIIIGILGVLFLIVMAIVSLERANNQISEPSKKDDSTGYFKDTSQYANSILKNAPSGVVKSSQKTPENNISPEKSNIKQNKEGANQQAIDIPTIPDKPTIIYKDRDIDPYKEELLRAQRERERNAQYSKSNVSDFNSNFSSNGSSENLTRDEMLSQMAAIRRQATEASSSADATASYQEQMRMVQAQMVGATENNISNSEYTTFSNNQGQNDIQQFNGSSSRWNINAPLETPKPFELRAGFVIPAVMISGINSDLPGQILAQVSQNIFDTATGKYLLIPQGARLVGKYTSDIAYGQERVLVAWQRIIYPDGRAQDIGSMPGSDSSGYAGFNDQVNNHYFRIFSSALLMSGITAGVSYSQKNSSSSNKESAGDILSQSLGQNMGQVIVQMLQKNINIAPTLEIRPGYQFNVVVVKDLSFKSPYKNYAY; this is encoded by the coding sequence ATGAATTTATTTAAAAAACAGCAAATTGATGATATGTCACCAAACTCATCCCCATCAAAAACATCTTCATTAGGTGGTGTGAAAAGAGCTAATAAAGTACCTTTAATTATCATTGGTATTTTAGGTGTATTATTTTTAATTGTAATGGCGATTGTAAGTTTGGAAAGAGCTAATAATCAAATTTCAGAACCTAGCAAAAAGGATGATTCTACTGGATACTTTAAAGACACATCCCAATATGCTAACAGTATTTTAAAAAATGCACCTTCTGGTGTTGTTAAATCAAGTCAGAAAACACCAGAAAATAATATTTCACCTGAAAAATCTAATATTAAACAGAATAAAGAGGGAGCAAATCAGCAAGCAATAGATATTCCAACAATTCCAGATAAGCCAACTATTATTTACAAAGATAGAGATATCGATCCATATAAAGAAGAATTACTCAGAGCACAGAGGGAACGAGAACGTAATGCACAATATTCTAAAAGCAATGTTTCTGACTTCAATTCTAATTTCTCTAGTAATGGCTCATCAGAAAACTTAACAAGAGATGAAATGCTATCTCAGATGGCTGCAATTAGAAGACAAGCCACTGAAGCATCAAGCAGTGCTGATGCAACAGCATCATATCAAGAGCAAATGCGAATGGTTCAAGCACAAATGGTTGGAGCAACCGAAAATAATATTTCTAATTCAGAATATACAACATTCTCAAATAATCAAGGACAAAATGATATTCAACAATTCAATGGTTCAAGTTCTCGTTGGAATATTAATGCCCCATTAGAAACGCCTAAACCATTTGAACTAAGAGCTGGATTTGTTATACCTGCAGTTATGATAAGTGGTATAAATTCTGATTTACCAGGACAGATTTTAGCTCAAGTATCTCAAAATATATTTGATACTGCTACAGGTAAATATCTACTTATACCTCAAGGAGCTCGTTTAGTAGGAAAATATACAAGTGATATTGCATATGGACAAGAAAGAGTTTTAGTTGCATGGCAGCGTATAATATACCCTGATGGAAGAGCACAAGATATTGGTAGTATGCCTGGCTCAGATTCTTCTGGCTACGCAGGATTTAACGACCAAGTAAATAACCACTATTTCAGAATATTTTCATCAGCTTTATTAATGTCTGGTATTACGGCTGGAGTATCTTATTCTCAAAAAAATAGTTCTTCTTCTAATAAAGAGAGTGCTGGAGATATTCTCAGCCAATCTCTAGGACAAAATATGGGGCAAGTAATTGTTCAGATGT
- a CDS encoding conjugal transfer protein TrbD, with product MQKQDVRKILIRKVGNRVSLFLGGDRELVMFTGLLAFALIFSAQTWYSTLYAIIIWFGGLFSLRKIAKADPLMRNIYIRSLKYKSFYCSNSTPFRLNTKERK from the coding sequence ATGCAAAAGCAAGATGTCAGAAAAATTTTAATTAGGAAAGTAGGTAATAGAGTTTCTCTTTTTCTTGGTGGTGATAGAGAACTTGTTATGTTTACTGGATTACTTGCTTTTGCATTAATTTTTTCAGCTCAAACCTGGTATTCCACTTTATACGCAATAATCATTTGGTTCGGTGGTTTATTTTCTTTAAGAAAAATAGCAAAAGCAGATCCTCTTATGAGAAACATCTATATAAGAAGCTTAAAGTATAAATCATTTTATTGTTCAAATAGCACCCCATTCAGATTAAATACTAAAGAGAGAAAATAA
- the trbG gene encoding P-type conjugative transfer protein TrbG: protein MKNIFKYTALITIMGYSSIALSQGLNIQERQAVNLSQKWRNGSPYTKPLLGKNGVKFVYGSSQPYIVTSIFRVTDIALEPGERVNNINIGDSIRWDISPTITGSGSNKQVHIIIKPYDKNLSTNLIISTDRRSYHLNLKSTSKKYVSNVSFIYPEDLNEQIAKINADRQKHIERTTLPDGSGNIDNLNFEYNISGNASWRPIRVYDNGQQTTIQMPNKISTGDAPALLVLKNSGSIFKSDTTAVVNYRVINNKYIVDGIFNKVILVSGVGSNQQKITISKK, encoded by the coding sequence ATGAAAAATATTTTCAAATATACCGCTTTAATAACAATTATGGGATATTCATCTATTGCTTTATCTCAAGGATTAAATATACAAGAAAGACAAGCTGTTAATTTATCTCAAAAATGGAGAAATGGCTCTCCATACACAAAACCACTTTTAGGAAAAAATGGAGTTAAATTTGTATATGGTTCATCACAACCATATATTGTTACATCTATATTCAGAGTTACAGACATAGCACTTGAACCAGGGGAACGAGTTAATAACATAAATATAGGTGATAGCATTAGATGGGATATATCCCCTACTATTACTGGCTCAGGAAGCAATAAACAAGTACATATTATTATCAAACCATATGATAAGAATCTATCTACAAATCTTATTATATCTACAGATAGAAGATCTTATCATCTCAATTTAAAATCAACATCTAAAAAATATGTATCTAATGTATCTTTCATTTATCCTGAAGACTTAAATGAACAAATTGCTAAGATCAATGCCGATAGACAAAAACACATTGAAAGAACAACTCTTCCTGATGGAAGTGGAAATATTGATAACCTAAACTTTGAATATAATATTTCTGGTAACGCCTCTTGGAGACCTATAAGAGTTTATGATAATGGTCAACAAACAACAATACAGATGCCTAATAAGATAAGTACAGGAGATGCTCCAGCCCTATTAGTTTTAAAAAATTCAGGAAGTATATTTAAATCAGATACCACCGCCGTTGTTAATTATAGAGTAATTAATAATAAATATATTGTTGATGGTATTTTTAATAAGGTAATCCTTGTTTCTGGAGTTGGTAGCAATCAACAAAAAATCACTATTAGTAAAAAATAG
- a CDS encoding antitoxin VbhA family protein, with protein sequence MNKNDDLKRRNYHVRNAIASFALEGEIPSPHLLELLKKYENGEISSLEELEIKFENRELINEQPIK encoded by the coding sequence ATGAATAAAAATGATGACTTAAAAAGACGAAATTATCATGTAAGAAATGCCATTGCTAGTTTTGCATTAGAGGGGGAAATACCATCCCCCCATTTATTAGAGTTACTTAAAAAATATGAAAATGGCGAAATTTCTTCTTTGGAAGAACTTGAAATAAAGTTTGAAAATAGAGAATTAATAAATGAGCAACCAATTAAATAA
- the trbB gene encoding P-type conjugative transfer ATPase TrbB has translation MEQNKDQEFGRTCASLERTLQNTPFYKAYKDKNVIEIMLNPDGSLWIDELGAGMSKIGTMSNSVAENVIRNVAGCFRKEVHSSSPILECKFPLDNSRFAAQLPPIVSAPTFSLRKRAVKIFTLEQYLEYGTITNKQYETIIQAIKDHRNILIAGGTGSGKTTLLNAVINAMVVISPNERMLILEDTPEIQCAAENAVLYETSPEVDLSSLVKVTLRMRPDRILVGEIRGGEALSLLESWNTGHPGGVATVHCNSASEATSRVVTLVSKNKEAPRNIENMVGQILDVIIFIKKDKNTGKRCVEELVEVVKYDQDKFVFNSIN, from the coding sequence ATGGAACAAAATAAAGACCAAGAATTTGGAAGAACATGTGCGAGTTTAGAAAGAACGCTTCAAAACACCCCATTTTATAAAGCCTATAAGGATAAAAATGTTATAGAAATAATGCTTAATCCTGATGGTTCACTATGGATTGATGAATTAGGTGCAGGCATGTCAAAAATAGGAACAATGTCTAATAGTGTTGCTGAAAATGTTATTAGAAATGTTGCTGGTTGTTTTAGAAAAGAAGTCCATTCTTCATCTCCTATTCTGGAGTGTAAATTTCCTTTAGATAATTCAAGATTTGCCGCACAACTTCCTCCTATTGTTTCAGCTCCAACTTTTTCTCTTAGAAAAAGAGCTGTCAAAATATTTACATTAGAACAATATTTAGAATATGGGACAATAACCAATAAACAGTATGAAACAATTATTCAAGCAATCAAAGATCATCGCAATATTCTTATTGCAGGTGGTACAGGATCTGGTAAAACAACATTGTTAAATGCAGTGATTAATGCAATGGTTGTTATATCTCCAAATGAGAGAATGCTTATTTTGGAAGATACTCCAGAAATACAATGTGCAGCAGAAAATGCTGTCTTGTATGAAACTTCGCCAGAAGTTGATTTATCATCATTAGTAAAAGTAACATTAAGAATGAGGCCTGACAGAATATTAGTAGGTGAAATTAGAGGTGGTGAAGCTCTCTCATTGTTAGAAAGTTGGAATACAGGACATCCAGGCGGTGTAGCTACTGTCCACTGCAATTCAGCATCTGAAGCAACAAGTCGAGTTGTAACTTTAGTTTCTAAAAATAAAGAAGCTCCTCGAAACATAGAAAATATGGTTGGGCAAATTCTTGATGTCATTATTTTTATTAAGAAAGATAAAAATACTGGTAAACGCTGCGTAGAGGAACTTGTCGAAGTCGTAAAATACGATCAAGACAAGTTTGTTTTTAATTCAATTAATTAG
- a CDS encoding TrbC/VirB2 family protein yields the protein MTLSTKNQTILFVLASIFILFLLISPEAHASATSGGGLPYEGWLTKVRNSVTGPVAFTLSIVGIVGAGALLIFGGEINGFLKTLVFVVLVAALLVGAQNLLSSITGTGAEITMMIKPNLTN from the coding sequence ATGACTTTATCAACTAAAAATCAAACAATTCTATTTGTATTAGCATCAATTTTTATACTTTTTTTACTTATTTCCCCAGAGGCTCATGCTTCAGCTACTAGTGGTGGTGGACTTCCTTATGAAGGATGGCTAACCAAAGTTAGAAATTCAGTAACAGGACCAGTTGCATTTACATTATCTATCGTAGGTATTGTTGGAGCAGGAGCTCTACTTATTTTTGGTGGAGAAATAAATGGTTTCTTAAAAACTTTAGTTTTTGTTGTTCTTGTCGCAGCATTACTTGTCGGAGCTCAAAACTTATTATCATCAATTACAGGTACTGGAGCAGAAATTACCATGATGATTAAACCTAATCTTACAAACTGA
- a CDS encoding IncP plasmid survival protein KfrC family protein: MSNQLNKAIIALIKTSTNADNTSTLDDILNAETLKNIHKSIFNSNKYYFPGNLRINDEQIRSRNIESENRSYTVFYYKGVVTEDVINNVLNDFKNNCSNSEIEKSLSALYSSLDHLHPFEDGNSRTIREFTRQVADKLGYELDWSKTNITDNSREELYKSRDLEVISISFPNLNKDSLKFAGRDEYAAYESLSFLKNNSISLESVFKNILHPHTNILAAKIDKEENSLGENVILKSSLNKNLDETQKTVYEAMEAERQQNYLIENQYTDSLTSVINEKNEQVKRLETKLSKLVSEATSQVNRLQSNKPSFFSMPSRKNKWNNIINAQKHIINVATRRLEAVHEIRDDMGLHSSKIENMAKKKLHFRDPCLVNKYKDIMEINRIKKIQEAKNNKNLKHQKEISHKAVNSLTNTLSVKK; the protein is encoded by the coding sequence ATGAGCAACCAATTAAATAAGGCAATTATTGCTTTAATAAAAACATCAACAAATGCAGATAATACCTCTACACTAGATGATATTTTAAATGCTGAAACCCTAAAAAATATACATAAGAGTATTTTTAATAGTAATAAATATTATTTCCCAGGAAATTTAAGAATTAATGATGAGCAGATAAGATCTCGAAATATTGAATCTGAGAATAGATCTTACACTGTTTTCTATTATAAGGGTGTTGTTACTGAAGATGTTATTAATAATGTTTTAAATGATTTTAAAAATAATTGTTCAAATTCAGAGATAGAAAAAAGTCTAAGTGCATTATATTCATCATTAGATCATTTACATCCCTTTGAAGATGGTAATAGTAGAACTATAAGAGAATTTACTAGACAAGTTGCCGATAAGTTGGGATATGAATTAGATTGGTCTAAAACAAATATAACGGATAACTCTAGAGAAGAATTATATAAATCTAGAGATTTGGAAGTAATTTCAATATCATTTCCTAATCTAAATAAAGATTCGTTAAAATTTGCTGGGAGAGATGAATATGCTGCTTATGAATCTCTAAGTTTTTTAAAAAATAATTCTATTTCTTTAGAATCTGTATTTAAAAATATTTTACATCCTCACACCAATATTTTAGCCGCTAAAATTGATAAAGAAGAAAATTCTCTTGGGGAGAATGTTATCCTTAAATCTTCATTAAATAAAAATTTAGATGAAACTCAGAAAACAGTATATGAAGCTATGGAAGCTGAAAGGCAACAAAATTATTTAATCGAGAATCAATATACTGATTCATTAACTTCAGTTATTAATGAAAAGAATGAGCAGGTAAAACGATTAGAAACTAAGTTATCTAAATTAGTATCAGAAGCAACTAGTCAAGTTAATAGATTACAGTCCAATAAACCAAGTTTTTTTTCTATGCCTAGTAGAAAGAATAAATGGAATAATATTATAAATGCTCAAAAGCACATTATAAATGTAGCAACTAGGAGATTAGAGGCTGTTCATGAGATTAGGGATGATATGGGATTACATTCTTCTAAAATTGAAAATATGGCCAAGAAAAAATTACATTTTAGAGATCCTTGCTTAGTTAATAAATACAAAGATATTATGGAGAT
- a CDS encoding ParB/RepB/Spo0J family partition protein: MDINLGNLGALNESPNDTGILELELSCIVEDSEQPRTFFDESSLKELAESIKERGVKSPISVRPNPTQAGVYIINHGARRYRASLMANKATIPAFIDNDYDLYDQATENIQRENLTAREIAIVIDRAIKKGLSKSEIAKKLGKSNSYVSQYFGLNNLEEPIAALLNQAKCEDVTLLANLNTQYKKTPEEVEAWISEQDEFSRTSFNNFKDSLNKKQNISNTEKTKDKKTKVEDPDKLKKSFLKISYHGQIGRLIMNKRPSELGRAYIKYDDSGEEVDADLSSVTILELIEA; this comes from the coding sequence ATGGACATTAATTTAGGTAATTTAGGAGCATTAAATGAGTCTCCAAATGATACAGGAATCTTAGAATTAGAATTATCTTGTATTGTGGAAGATTCAGAGCAACCAAGAACATTTTTTGATGAGTCATCTTTAAAAGAATTAGCTGAATCAATTAAAGAAAGAGGGGTTAAATCCCCTATATCAGTGAGACCTAATCCTACACAAGCTGGAGTTTATATCATTAATCATGGAGCAAGACGTTATAGAGCCTCTTTAATGGCAAATAAAGCAACTATTCCAGCTTTTATTGATAACGATTATGACTTATACGATCAAGCTACAGAAAATATTCAACGTGAGAATTTAACAGCAAGAGAAATAGCAATAGTCATAGATAGAGCAATTAAAAAAGGACTATCTAAATCAGAAATTGCTAAGAAGTTGGGTAAATCAAACTCTTATGTGTCTCAATATTTTGGTTTAAATAATTTAGAAGAACCAATAGCAGCTTTATTAAATCAAGCTAAATGCGAAGATGTTACTCTTTTAGCTAATTTAAACACTCAATATAAGAAAACTCCAGAAGAAGTTGAAGCATGGATTTCTGAGCAAGATGAATTTTCGAGAACATCTTTCAATAATTTTAAAGATTCATTAAATAAAAAGCAGAACATTTCTAATACAGAGAAGACGAAAGATAAGAAAACAAAGGTAGAAGATCCTGATAAACTTAAGAAATCATTTCTTAAGATAAGTTATCATGGGCAAATAGGTCGATTAATTATGAATAAGAGACCTTCAGAATTAGGTCGAGCATATATAAAATATGATGATTCTGGAGAGGAAGTTGATGCTGATTTATCGAGTGTTACTATATTAGAATTAATAGAGGCTTAA
- a CDS encoding VirB4 family type IV secretion/conjugal transfer ATPase: protein MNDINITTITIVISMIGILILVLLMIQLVESNKQIKLSKYRHKDEGFVDLLNYSAMVDDGIIINKNGSFMAAWEYRGIDSASATVQERNAMSARINLAISKLGSGWMFHIDSYRTESASYPNPGQSYFPDEVSNAMDEERRRIFQHIGNLYESSFVLTVTYTPPRTAEQKFSDLMFDDDKEELSNKQKTISLLTKFKKDIADLESSLSTAFSLNRLKGIKKVTEEGKNITHDSFLSWLQFCITGKHQPIQLPDNPIYLDKLIGAQEFIGGVIPKIGDQFIQVVAIDGFPSESSPGILNKLAQYPTIYRWSSRFIFMDQFEAEALLEKYRKKWKQKTRGFFDQMFNTNTGKVDQDALAMVQDADDALAETKQGIISQGFLTTTIILMSSNRQRIEDDARAISKEISSLGFNARIETINTIEAYLGSLPGHGFENIRRPIVHTLNFADMIPTSSIWTGSENAPCPLFPANSPALMHCVTTGYSPFRLNLHVGDVGHTLIFGPTGAGKSTLLATIAAQFRRYPKASIFAFDKGMSMYPLTKACGGDHFELGNSDNSILAFCPLQYLDTASDRAWAATWIEEILNLNDLNVSIEMRIQISSTLMNMYENNNHTMTDFKNLIQDNKIRDAINDYTIEGQMGSIFDAEKDNLSISNFMCFEVEELMRLQPRFAVPVLQYIFRRIEIALKGQPGLIILDEAWLMLSHEMFKEKIREWFKVLRKANTTVVLATQSLADASRSSIFDTLLESTPTKIFLPNPNALVEETAAIYKNMGLNIRQIEILANSRPKHDYYYSSPKGHRLFNLALGKLQLAFVGSSDKDSIATIKKLEAKHGEDWINAWLFEKNISLQHYQNYN, encoded by the coding sequence ATGAATGACATAAATATAACTACGATTACTATTGTAATAAGTATGATCGGAATTTTAATTCTGGTGTTATTAATGATTCAGTTAGTAGAATCTAATAAACAAATTAAATTAAGCAAATATCGTCACAAAGACGAGGGGTTTGTTGATCTACTAAATTATTCGGCAATGGTTGATGATGGCATTATTATAAATAAAAATGGTTCTTTTATGGCCGCTTGGGAATATAGGGGTATTGATTCTGCATCAGCAACTGTTCAAGAGCGAAATGCTATGAGTGCTAGAATCAATTTAGCAATAAGTAAATTAGGATCTGGCTGGATGTTTCATATAGATTCCTATCGAACAGAGTCTGCTAGCTACCCTAATCCTGGGCAAAGCTACTTCCCCGATGAAGTATCAAATGCAATGGATGAAGAAAGAAGAAGAATATTCCAGCATATAGGAAATTTATATGAAAGTTCATTTGTTTTGACTGTTACATATACCCCACCAAGAACAGCTGAACAAAAATTTTCTGACCTAATGTTTGATGATGATAAAGAAGAGTTGTCAAATAAACAAAAAACTATATCTTTATTAACTAAATTTAAAAAAGATATTGCGGATTTAGAATCTAGTCTATCTACCGCTTTCAGTCTAAATCGCCTAAAAGGTATTAAGAAAGTAACTGAAGAAGGTAAAAATATTACTCACGATAGTTTCCTTAGCTGGTTACAATTTTGTATAACAGGAAAACATCAACCAATTCAATTACCAGATAATCCTATTTATCTAGATAAATTAATTGGAGCACAAGAGTTTATTGGAGGCGTAATACCTAAAATAGGAGATCAATTTATTCAGGTTGTGGCTATTGACGGATTTCCATCAGAATCATCTCCAGGAATTTTAAATAAATTAGCTCAATATCCAACAATTTATAGATGGTCAAGTCGTTTCATATTTATGGATCAATTTGAGGCAGAAGCATTATTAGAAAAATATCGCAAAAAATGGAAACAAAAAACTAGAGGTTTTTTTGACCAGATGTTTAATACCAATACTGGAAAAGTAGATCAAGACGCATTAGCTATGGTACAAGATGCTGATGATGCATTAGCTGAAACTAAACAAGGAATTATATCTCAAGGATTCTTAACTACAACCATTATATTGATGAGTTCAAATAGACAAAGAATTGAAGATGATGCTAGAGCTATAAGTAAAGAGATATCTTCACTAGGATTTAATGCAAGAATAGAAACAATCAATACTATTGAAGCTTACTTAGGTAGCTTACCAGGACATGGTTTTGAAAATATCCGCCGTCCTATTGTTCATACTCTCAATTTTGCAGATATGATACCAACATCTTCTATATGGACAGGAAGTGAAAATGCTCCTTGCCCTTTATTTCCCGCAAATTCACCAGCTCTAATGCACTGCGTTACAACTGGATACTCTCCTTTTAGACTAAATCTCCATGTAGGAGATGTGGGACATACTCTAATATTTGGGCCTACTGGTGCAGGTAAATCAACTCTTCTTGCAACTATTGCAGCTCAATTTAGACGTTATCCTAAAGCAAGTATATTTGCTTTTGATAAAGGAATGTCTATGTATCCTTTAACAAAAGCCTGTGGAGGTGATCATTTTGAATTAGGAAATTCTGATAACTCAATTTTAGCATTTTGTCCGCTTCAATATCTTGATACAGCTTCAGATAGAGCTTGGGCAGCAACATGGATTGAAGAAATTTTAAATCTAAATGATTTGAATGTCAGTATTGAAATGAGAATACAGATTTCATCAACCTTGATGAATATGTATGAAAATAATAACCATACAATGACTGATTTTAAAAATCTTATTCAAGACAATAAAATTAGAGATGCTATTAATGACTATACAATTGAAGGGCAGATGGGAAGTATCTTTGATGCAGAAAAAGACAATTTATCTATCTCAAATTTTATGTGTTTTGAAGTTGAAGAACTGATGAGACTTCAACCTAGATTTGCAGTACCAGTACTACAATATATTTTTAGACGTATTGAAATAGCTTTAAAAGGACAGCCAGGATTAATAATTTTAGATGAAGCTTGGTTAATGCTTTCCCATGAGATGTTCAAAGAAAAAATTAGAGAATGGTTCAAAGTGTTAAGAAAAGCAAATACAACAGTTGTACTGGCTACACAATCGTTAGCAGATGCCTCAAGATCGAGTATTTTTGATACTTTATTAGAAAGTACTCCAACTAAAATATTTTTACCAAATCCTAATGCTTTAGTAGAAGAAACGGCCGCAATTTATAAAAACATGGGGCTAAATATAAGACAAATTGAGATTTTAGCAAATAGCCGACCTAAACATGATTACTATTATTCATCACCAAAAGGACATAGATTATTTAATCTAGCTTTGGGTAAATTACAATTAGCATTTGTAGGTTCTTCTGACAAAGATAGTATAGCTACTATAAAAAAATTAGAAGCTAAACATGGCGAAGACTGGATTAATGCTTGGCTATTTGAAAAAAATATTTCATTACAACATTATCAAAATTACAACTAG
- a CDS encoding helix-turn-helix domain-containing protein yields MPYQELIACNVYAIMQSKNISQNALASKMGVSKSTLSLFMNCKTSPRLEFLSKLAFALDTPLSNLFLPQNLDKQAKYYYINLLANKDTTPETNKTTVIIDLTPEQIRKLQTII; encoded by the coding sequence ATGCCTTATCAAGAGTTAATTGCTTGCAATGTTTATGCTATAATGCAAAGCAAAAATATATCTCAAAATGCACTAGCATCAAAAATGGGAGTATCTAAATCTACATTGAGTTTATTTATGAATTGTAAAACAAGTCCTAGATTAGAGTTTTTATCTAAACTAGCGTTCGCTCTAGATACACCACTATCAAATCTTTTTCTACCACAAAATCTAGATAAACAAGCTAAATATTACTACATAAATTTACTTGCTAACAAAGACACTACTCCTGAAACAAATAAAACCACTGTCATTATAGATTTAACCCCAGAACAAATAAGAAAATTACAAACAATCATATAA
- a CDS encoding ParA family protein, whose translation MKIFTIANQKGGVGKTSFATHFAFYLIEKGMKGVFIDLDTQVNASYTLEKSFPSSKYAHSLFQDNFSIDNSDEKLTLFLGSNELAEIYSNSSVNEVTKVFYNSIQILKQKGFDFCIIDTAPSLNSSLVAALFSSDYVLSPIEPEKYALQGIEKMINLISNIRKQNNKLIFLGMLISKINRRDPRHIKHYNQLMEKYPGFVLPQAIGLRSSIAEAVDIGIPVWNIKKSAARVASKEIKTVIECILEKTK comes from the coding sequence ATGAAAATATTTACTATTGCAAATCAAAAAGGAGGGGTTGGTAAAACTTCTTTTGCTACTCATTTTGCGTTCTATCTAATAGAAAAAGGCATGAAAGGAGTTTTTATTGATTTAGATACTCAAGTAAATGCTAGCTATACATTAGAAAAATCATTTCCAAGCTCCAAATATGCTCACTCTTTATTTCAAGATAATTTTTCTATTGATAACTCAGATGAAAAATTAACATTATTTTTAGGATCTAATGAATTGGCTGAAATATATAGTAATTCGTCAGTAAACGAAGTTACCAAAGTTTTTTATAATTCAATTCAAATCCTAAAACAAAAAGGATTTGATTTTTGTATTATTGACACAGCACCATCACTTAATTCTTCTTTAGTAGCAGCCTTATTTTCTTCTGATTATGTTTTAAGTCCGATTGAACCAGAGAAATATGCTCTACAAGGAATAGAAAAAATGATAAATCTTATCTCGAATATTAGAAAACAAAATAATAAACTTATTTTTTTAGGAATGTTAATTTCTAAAATAAATAGACGAGATCCAAGACATATTAAACATTACAATCAATTGATGGAAAAATACCCAGGCTTTGTACTTCCCCAAGCTATTGGATTAAGAAGTAGTATTGCAGAAGCAGTAGATATAGGTATCCCTGTTTGGAATATAAAGAAAAGTGCGGCAAGAGTTGCAAGCAAAGAAATTAAAACAGTTATTGAATGTATTTTAGAAAAAACAAAGTAA
- a CDS encoding VirB8/TrbF family protein, protein MFHKERSEKIKETNNPYIDARINYRSNEEKEKSNTRMWQIASLSALFIVAILAGGYVAEKKESKFIPYIVEVNQLGQSMTSKIAQRAIPTDPRIIKATLAEFISNLRLVTPDSELQKRAIRKVYYHLLDNTPGIKQTNEFFSDDKSNPFHRAEKVIVNCEILSVLPQTKKSWQVTWLEHVRSHNGDDLGTTRRTGIIQVIVKENTNDTTEDEIRRNPLGIFIQSYALSEEIQ, encoded by the coding sequence ATGTTTCATAAAGAACGTTCTGAAAAAATTAAAGAGACAAACAATCCTTATATTGATGCTCGTATCAACTATAGAAGCAATGAGGAAAAAGAAAAATCTAATACGAGAATGTGGCAAATAGCTTCTCTTTCGGCGTTATTTATAGTTGCTATATTGGCTGGAGGATATGTTGCTGAAAAAAAAGAAAGTAAGTTTATTCCTTATATAGTTGAAGTCAATCAGCTTGGTCAAAGCATGACTAGTAAAATAGCTCAAAGAGCAATCCCAACAGACCCTAGAATTATTAAAGCAACATTAGCCGAGTTTATTTCTAATTTAAGACTAGTCACTCCAGATAGCGAACTTCAAAAAAGAGCAATTAGAAAGGTTTACTATCACTTGCTAGATAATACTCCTGGAATAAAACAAACAAATGAATTTTTTTCAGATGACAAAAGCAATCCATTTCATCGAGCAGAAAAAGTAATTGTTAATTGCGAAATATTGTCAGTATTACCTCAAACCAAAAAAAGCTGGCAAGTTACATGGCTTGAACATGTTAGATCACATAATGGGGATGACTTAGGTACAACTCGAAGAACTGGGATTATACAAGTAATTGTTAAAGAAAATACGAATGACACGACAGAAGACGAAATAAGACGTAATCCATTAGGGATATTTATTCAAAGTTATGCTTTATCTGAAGAAATTCAATAA